One window from the genome of Paenibacillus azoreducens encodes:
- a CDS encoding GntR family transcriptional regulator gives MKNEPLYQQIKNKIKEQIQSGKLRVGDRVPSEKELTEIYHVSQITTKNALVGLAEDGIVERIKGRGTFVCESYLTSSMNQHDKSDRLIGLIVPSMKTKIEQEFVNYIEKYVSKNGYGLIIKITRESQFEEANAIEVYKKMKVKGMIIFPTEKENYNEEVLRLSLDKFPFVLIDRYLQNVLTYSVSSENENGTLEAISYLLNKGHENIGLVSPILTNTVTEERAKGFEDAFLKRKTTINKNLWLTLEFNEISPNKTPKLIKEFLLTKPAMTAVFTMNAELAVYTHLAISLLKNETGRDIELITFDPTGISGISFIKQDIEECSKKTVDLLLEQIDGIYNPRRIYVPVKLNLCEVPSE, from the coding sequence ATTAAGAATGAACCGCTATATCAACAAATAAAGAATAAAATTAAAGAACAAATACAGTCCGGAAAGCTGCGAGTGGGTGACCGTGTTCCCTCCGAAAAAGAGTTAACAGAGATATATCATGTTAGTCAGATTACGACCAAAAATGCACTTGTTGGTCTAGCAGAAGATGGAATAGTAGAAAGAATTAAAGGAAGAGGAACGTTTGTTTGTGAGAGCTACCTTACATCTTCGATGAATCAACATGATAAGTCCGATAGGTTAATAGGGCTTATAGTACCTAGTATGAAAACCAAAATTGAGCAAGAATTCGTCAATTATATTGAAAAATATGTTTCAAAGAATGGATATGGTCTAATTATAAAAATAACAAGAGAATCTCAATTTGAAGAAGCAAATGCAATAGAGGTATATAAAAAAATGAAAGTAAAGGGAATGATCATTTTTCCTACTGAAAAAGAGAATTATAACGAAGAAGTGCTAAGACTTTCATTGGATAAATTTCCGTTTGTGTTAATTGATAGATATTTGCAGAATGTTTTAACTTATAGTGTGTCTTCAGAAAATGAAAATGGAACCCTTGAAGCAATTTCATACTTACTAAATAAAGGACATGAGAATATTGGACTAGTATCTCCGATCCTAACAAATACGGTTACTGAAGAGAGGGCTAAGGGTTTTGAAGATGCGTTTTTAAAGCGGAAAACCACAATTAATAAAAATCTTTGGTTAACGTTAGAATTTAATGAGATTTCTCCAAATAAAACTCCAAAGTTAATTAAAGAATTTCTATTGACTAAACCTGCAATGACAGCAGTGTTTACAATGAATGCTGAACTAGCTGTGTACACCCATTTAGCTATAAGTTTACTTAAGAATGAAACAGGTAGAGATATTGAATTAATAACATTTGATCCAACGGGAATATCCGGAATTTCGTTTATAAAGCAGGACATTGAAGAATGTAGTAAAAAGACAGTTGATCTCTTATTAGAGCAAATTGATGGTATATATAATCCTAGAAGAATTTATGTGCCTGTTAAACTTAACCTGTGTGAAGTTCCCTCTGAGTAA